The DNA region TATTCTGGAACTAAATCTGcaagcaaaaattaaaaaattgtaaattaaaatcgttCATCTCTCTTCATCTAATCCGCAATGTTCGTGACCAATGAATAAAGACCAGATTTTGCCTACGCTAATTGTTTCgcttttttttctgttataaagtttaatactTTTTGTTCCCATCCTGGAcaatatgtgttttaaaaataaatatagatgtgcagacaaatattttgtattataaaaaatgcaatCAACGACTGGTCTGTggaatatacaattttagctTTCCAAATCGATAATCGAGTGGTCGAAGTATTTATAGACACAGTATAAATCctctaaacaattaatttttatttatatttgattttcttgACGGAATGGGCAGTGGCGGCTTATGAGGTTTGAGTCTGGTGAGGCAcattatatatagaataaaaataaaacaaaatttatattttattttattttattttcgcataattaataacacaCAATTCGAATGATCATGTAAGTTTAGTAAGTTTTACAACcccttttatttcaaatatcttcgctaccatttaaaaatgaaacatacccgtcaaaataatttattcattactgAACTTGTCGTTAGCCAATCGTACCAAGATATGGTAAATTTACGGTTTTTTGTCCCGTATTTGAAATTTCCTAATCCCATTTCTATGAGACGATTCTtcttttaacaacaaatatttgtcataataatttaaactggaaatacagctttatttaataaaatatccacCACATCAACGGCATatcttatgttaataaattctttcgtATTATTACTGGTTGACGCCATATCATCATGcagtattaaaaatctttctaCAAGTTAATCCACCAAATATACTCAATTCTAAGTAGTTTTTGAAACAGAAGAATCGACATTGTTTGGAGACGTTTGTGTCGATATTTGCACTTATCTCGTTGGCTAGAGGCACGCCTCAGCATCCCTACCATTGAAACAATAGTTCGATCTTAAAGCGCGAATTGTTGaaccaaatagaaatattcaagATTTACTTATGAAATGATTTGGTGCAAAGAATCACAAGTGCCTCGGAGAACTtgcatacaaaatatttagtacttgtcagtatttgtttaaatattctattcccatattaaaaaaataaaattttaaagaatgaaaggataaaaaatgtatattaactttatactaataaaatcattttcatagGTCGTCATCTGCCTCATCCGAGTAGTCGCCACAGAGACTGACTTTATCTTTCTATTTCTGACGCTGTAGCATACATGGCAAaagcaaatatattaaatttttaccatgATTTAATATGTTGCACTTAAttgcatagttgaaaatatgtgagtataaaaaatagcaaatatatatttaaaaattatgcacataaaagtataaatttaaagaaacatttagttatattttaaccattaacattatttaatatgtatttgtaaagatagtaaaattaattatgtaaataaaaaataatactattatcattacaacttattttttaattcaaccaCTTTCCAATTTTGTCGCTTTTCTAGCCGGtctctatttatatataataaatataatttatatataataaataaattttaattatttttaataaaaatttttaggtatttattttgtgcttGAACCATTATtactatgaaaatatttatagtttaaaaacgCATACCAAAATATATCGATCTGTCTGTCGATAACCACGAACACCCGCGACAGAGGAAGAAGTGTAACCTAAATTTTCGATatgattacaaaataattataaaccatAAATAAACGAGAATGTTGCCCGCTTTTCGGTTATTTTCTCGAGCTGTGGCATCACAATGTACGGCAAAACGCTATTTCAAAACTACAAGCACTTCATACCTATTTTGGGAAGAGGACGATAAAGGGGGTTACCGGGAAGACAGAAAATATCCCCCTTTCAAAGAACGAATGCGTGAAGGCCTTAAAGAGTTGAGAAAAGAAGTTGCCATATGGAAGCAGGAGGTGAAAGAACACTTCGAAGGTGATCCAGTGCTAATTTTTCGACCAGGTGAAGTGGATGTACAATGGCAGTTCAAAGATGAAGAGAATCTTGATAAATGGATTATAACAACAGATAAGGATAACAACGAGGGTTACAGCACGGCAAGCTTAGGTTTAACAAAACATGGCAAAGGTTTATTCTCTGGCAATCTGAATATGAGAGTGCCAAAGGATGGCAGAATTAAAAGAGCTGGATATTGTAATATGAGAACAATAAGAGCtagagtaaatatttaatgtttcatttcatccttctacatattttgtataaattatttttagaaatcttTTAAACGTGATACATATTTGGATTGGACAAGTTATAATATGTTAGTAATGAAGGTTCGAGGTGATGGAAGGTCCTacctaataaatattcatacaaGGGGTTATTTTGATATTCAGTGGCATGACATGTATCATTATGTACTCTTCACCCGAGGTGGACCCTACTGGCAATATACAAGagtaaatatatgatatattatgtaaaatgtgTCCTAACCCACACAAAcactttttagattccattttcaaaatttttcctTGCTTCAAAAGGAAGAATTCAGGATAAACAAGAATCAATACCTCTAAACAAAATTACCAGTTTTGGGATAACAGCTGCTGACAGATATGAAGGTgatttttctttagaaattgATTACATTGGATTAGAATATGATCCAAATCATGAAGAGGAATTCGCTTATGAAATGTACCAAACGCCCAAATATATAGTTGGAAGCTAgcttatttatgtaataataaattttttgtttttattttactttgtcTTTGATTTTCGTTTggatttcttcaaatttaaatgtaacccgcaaaatatttaatctaccGAGTAGATTAAAATAAGCACAGTGGTAGTTTAAATGCATGTGTCACGCCGatctctaattaaaataattcaacaaatgaattaaatatttagatattaataagagataattatgtaaaaactaaattgttgttgtatattttatattaatagacctctaaataacattttaaatgtattgttcttttaggttaggtttcaCGTATATGGTTTCTCAAAACACCGACTAGTGTTTAAGATGAATAACATAAAACGTTCCTGTACATTAGTAAAAAGTCTTTATAATACGAATTATAGATGCGTACTCGTCAGTTACGATAATCACACATCTAACATTAGGTGGCAATTACAATCTGCAaggaaatcatttttaaaaaatttcagttatCCGTTTTGCTCAGCATCTAATGAACCTAATACATctggtaaaaaattattaaaaaatgaaattaagacaTATATTAACCAAAACAAAGAAAGACTAAGAGACACTGAAATAAGACTGAAGAAAAAGGGAACCGTTATATTACAGGACATTAAAGACACTAGAGACAAAGTTAGAAATAAAGTAGAGGAAGTTATAGAGGTATGgctacataaattatttaatagaaattaattgttcAGTCAATTTCTCACTTTTAGAGGGAAAATGTGTACactataccaaatttattatgCATTACAAGAATAGTACTAACACCATATATAGGCATGTTAATAGTACACAGTGAATTTGATTTTGCATTAGGTGTGCTGGGATTTGCTGCCATAACAGACTTAGTAAGTCTAAtatgaatttgattttaagaGCACttctaaattcataatttccaTAGTTGGATGGCTGGATTGCTAGAACATGGGAGAGTCAGTCCTCAAAAATGGGGAGTTTTTTAGACCCTATGGCTGACAAGATATTAATTGGAACATTATTTTTGACACTAACTTATGCTGACCTAATACCAATAGCCCTGACTGGAATTATTGTAGCTAGAGATGTAGCTTTGGTTGCTGCAGGATTTGTCATTAGATACAGATCTCTCCCTCCACCagtaagtatattattttatatgaagaacctcattttattattattggctTACTATGCTAAAATAAACCTGCTATCTCTGATGATACTTAGATTTGACCTTTGATATAAGttgctaaaaataaatgtaatagttggcccaatttcaaatattcaatcaataaattaattaactgaattttCAGAGGACTTTAAGCCGATATTTTGATGTAACTCATGCAACTGCTCAATTGGCACCAACATTTATTAGCAAGGTGAACACTGTGGTACAGCTAGTTCTGGTGGGTTCAACATTAGCTGCACCTGTCTTCCAATATGTTGGACATCCTGCATTAGAGTGTTTATGGTAAGTCTGTTCATTTCTATTGCAGaagtgttttataaaaaatattttttaggtatGTTACAGGGACAACGACCGTTGCCGCAGCcttaagttatattttgtcCAAAAACACTTACAGATTTTTAAAACAGCCAAAAGTGCCAAAatgatatttactttaaaaatttaggatttttgttataaaacattgtatattttaaaatatatagaaagttattaatatatattcttttatttgtgTGAAGATTTCTTCCACTATACACAGGTTAGCATATTTGATTCTTCTCTTAAAAAAGACAGGTTATTAAACATTCATTCTTTTtcagaaaattgtttatatagaaataaaattgataataaacacAAGAGTATTTCCAggtaatgaaaatgtaaaaaatacgaTCGAGATCGTTCACTGTAAAACTATGATTGTTCATGTTCTAGATTTgctttataaaacttatattttcatttatgaaaattaatacagatttgtgaaagaaaaaataaaataataaatcgagaataagagttttaataataaatatgaatacaagtataaaataaaagtatggtAATTTACAATGTAAGTTAACCTGAGAatcgttcaataataatattcgaaaatatcactacaaaatACACTGTACaatgtttttacaatatttactttcttttagtacaaaatgtaacacattttgcatttttctTTGGTGGGTCTGGTTCCTTAGACGAACCGAAATCGTATCTAGCCTTAAGTCTTTCACGAATTAAAAGACCTTTAATAAGTCGCTTCCAATTTCCATAGACAcgcttttcaattttttcttcgTCTTTGCGATCCTGCTCTTCTTGTTCctgaaatatacattttgtaaaataaatcatataatgTAACactaatattactttttccCAGGCATCAAACAATTGTTTCTCAAATTCTTGGCACACAACAAACCCTTCGTAAACGGGATGACTCCAACCTCCATGAAAGTCGAAACCGACTATGGCTGGAGCACAGTCAATATTCAGTTTCTTTGCAATCTTATTTAGCCCTGGAACTGAAGAAcaagtgtaaaaaatattagtacaaataatatttgaaacttACGATTCATATGAACAGTTTTCTTAGGCAGCATTTCAGGCTTGAAGAGATCAACATTGCCGAACGCATTTCTTGGCACAATACCATTTTCTGCAGTAGGGGGTTCATAATCTTGAACTTGCCATTCACCAAAGACTTCCAATAGTTGATCAGTTATTACTTTATTAGACAACTGTAAATCACAAACATATTAAATGTCtaacttgaaattttttctGCTTAACCTTATCATATTTTGGACGAGCCTTAACAATTTTGTACGGTTTTTCGCCAAGTCGGACGACTTTAGCTTGTTTTAACCAAATATCTCTGGAATGCAAAGTATATACACAGTTCCTTGAATAAACTGGTTCTCCTCTAACAAATCCAAGAGTTGGAGCATCTGGTGGATATATTGCttcaaatttaagtaaatgtcTTTGTAACACATAGAGTGGATGATTTTTGTACCTAGAAGTTTGAATTGAACATAATATGCATTAGATTAGTACTGCTTACTTACTCTGATATAACTTTAGGCAAAGGCTGTTCCAGTTGAGCTATTTTCAATTCTTCCTCCTCCTTTATGTCCCTGACACTTTGAGGACCTTCAAAAGGTCTAATTGCCCGTTGCAACCACACAGGGTCAGCTCTAAGCTTCCTAGTCACAGTGTTAAAGTTTTTGGAACAATATCTCGCTGTAACAtctttaattgtttcattattgTTCCATCCCACTATATAAGTTATCGGATGCGTTGCTCTTGACTAAAAAagataagaaatatataaacaaattatacatacatttgaTTACTTACATAAATTTCGTTAACACAGTCTACTTTTCCAAAAATAACATCAACACTTATCCATTTTTGTTCACTTTCACAGTATACTTCACACCAAACATCATTACccttttttttctgtttacttTTATCATCAGGTTCTTGTCCCCTACTTCCTGGCGAGTTCTTAGTGACCTGCACTCGTCTTTTGACCTTTACTTTTGGTGAAAAGTGATCTTCACTATCGCGACGCTTCTTCTTGATGGGTTCGGGAGCATaatcagaatcagaatcagattcatttttatttttcgctCTCTTTACTAATTtcgatttatctaaaattttttgttcagcCATTCTTCCCTTTACAAGTGATATTATGTCCTTCTGAACAGATGAATAATATTTGCTTTGCTGGGATGATGTACTTGCAGACTGTTGATCTAATTTTTCAGGACTtccaatattgttatttttggaAAGCTTATTGAGGTTTACTTTACGGGTATgaacaatgtttttttttaaagcagAGTTTTTAGGAGAAAAATCATcatctaaaaaatcacaaaTCTCGTAGATTATTGAAGattttaaacttgaaaatataaatacaaacctGAATTGTGAGCCTCAGCATTTGAAAgatcaattttcaattgtttgggAGGATTTCTTGGTGAACTGGTCTTCTTCTCAACTTTTTTCaacttacttaaatttaacttgGAACTGGATTTTTTTCCTGTTTTATCATTGGCGCCGTCCAATTGTGGAATGGCGTTCTCAATTACACTGCTCACAATTTCATTGACAAATTCTTCATCAGTGACTTCAACTTCATCCTCACTATCTGACAGATCAGGTACTTCACTACAGGAACTGGAATCCCATAAACCATCTACTTGGGGGATGTTCTTTCTGACACGATTTGGCCACCTCCATTTTaccttaattattgttttcttatttttgcCTTTTTTCTTACCAATAGatgctgaaataaaaaagtttaaagataCAAAGGGTACAAGTTGATGGGCACAATATATTCACTTacacagaatattttttgctGGTCGCGTTAGCCCGGTGTTTTTTAAATCACACTTCTCTAACTTGACACACAACTGCTTTTTAGTGCCCAGCTTAGTATGTATTTCCTTCAATTTTCTAGGTGAATGGACACTTGATAAACTGTTTGAAACAGTATTTGgcaattgaattttttcacTTCTCTGTTTTGATTTGTTATTTTCTGCATCTTGCAACTTAATAGTTGATTTAGATGTACTATTGGATTGTTGTTCTATACTATGATTAATATCAGATAGTCTCTTTATTTTGCTTCTAGAAGTGTTGGTTTCACGTTTTTCtggacttttattatttactgtaaGAGGTTTCTGTACTTTTTTAGGCGATTTTGGTGATGACTGTTTATTAGATCTAATATcatctgtttttattattgtctgtTCTAATTTGATAGTAACATCCTTCaatatgtaattttcaatattccgTTTTCCGTTATTTTGATAAGGAGACTTCggtataacaatatttttctttaaattttcttgaatattgaaattattttccaacaacatttttttgctAATATGGCCAGGTGTGCGATCGTGCTCGTTATTTTTGTCTCCTTTTAAT from Aethina tumida isolate Nest 87 chromosome 1, icAetTumi1.1, whole genome shotgun sequence includes:
- the LOC109607265 gene encoding complex I intermediate-associated protein 30, mitochondrial, whose product is MLPAFRLFSRAVASQCTAKRYFKTTSTSYLFWEEDDKGGYREDRKYPPFKERMREGLKELRKEVAIWKQEVKEHFEGDPVLIFRPGEVDVQWQFKDEENLDKWIITTDKDNNEGYSTASLGLTKHGKGLFSGNLNMRVPKDGRIKRAGYCNMRTIRARKSFKRDTYLDWTSYNMLVMKVRGDGRSYLINIHTRGYFDIQWHDMYHYVLFTRGGPYWQYTRIPFSKFFLASKGRIQDKQESIPLNKITSFGITAADRYEGDFSLEIDYIGLEYDPNHEEEFAYEMYQTPKYIVGS
- the LOC109602242 gene encoding probable cardiolipin synthase (CMP-forming) encodes the protein MNNIKRSCTLVKSLYNTNYRCVLVSYDNHTSNIRWQLQSARKSFLKNFSYPFCSASNEPNTSGKKLLKNEIKTYINQNKERLRDTEIRLKKKGTVILQDIKDTRDKVRNKVEEVIERENVYTIPNLLCITRIVLTPYIGMLIVHSEFDFALGVLGFAAITDLLDGWIARTWESQSSKMGSFLDPMADKILIGTLFLTLTYADLIPIALTGIIVARDVALVAAGFVIRYRSLPPPRTLSRYFDVTHATAQLAPTFISKVNTVVQLVLVGSTLAAPVFQYVGHPALECLWYVTGTTTVAAALSYILSKNTYRFLKQPKVPK
- the LOC109601492 gene encoding DNA repair protein complementing XP-C cells homolog, with translation MRRSTRKSRPAIVESNSDDEDNEPLAKKPKTPSPPKNKTPADADDSSSESDIENYLQPADKINLNSTFFNLPAKNPQSFEKIEKKMFDGVTRLSDSSSSDEEMENPVSKLEEVPAAVPVFQSEDNTSEPMTFHQMETFTRQMEEAKKQIALYEAKKKKKEENLDISKLLKVGENVHKDNSLDNLDLRSSDFETCESDSDWEEIKVASQESPVENESIRKEGLQIVVEMPDAVRKKKGVDLVMAMKRRLNRMRKENQVYVHKVHVLCWLGHGNYVNSCINQPETLAMALSLLPSENAYPSGQVDLKYIGQILKWYRGMMKINEKKSNDLPLDKELQKQISDREVSNEAILCYVFVAILRSLGIQCRLVLSLQVEPLKPPTSELHSLSTKDEQKVANPKVTGSKTAENTSTSKIVSEAVAKKDAKQKKVPKSNIKVNEKNISDKGVDQNANKNVEDKVTVKRSARGKDKTMDKVDQQQSAEGNVKKERKTKSKEESLKKPTKTIEGSTLKKTVEDKKLEETKDNQTSTKQATSNQRKSRGGGRKSMETNDNQTEEKNKTELKDNSDEIEVVRKTRNRSSKTNEQKVDDDKKVPRKTKTKKEGDHDKASGPSNTDSNNLKKVTKKNAKKEQTEHVVNKKAVIPQLDGNDDKYPTTRQRKNNISRKMAVKNFHTLSNDLVEISPKLVKIEYELKGDKNNEHDRTPGHISKKMLLENNFNIQENLKKNIVIPKSPYQNNGKRNIENYILKDVTIKLEQTIIKTDDIRSNKQSSPKSPKKVQKPLTVNNKSPEKRETNTSRSKIKRLSDINHSIEQQSNSTSKSTIKLQDAENNKSKQRSEKIQLPNTVSNSLSSVHSPRKLKEIHTKLGTKKQLCVKLEKCDLKNTGLTRPAKNILSSIGKKKGKNKKTIIKVKWRWPNRVRKNIPQVDGLWDSSSCSEVPDLSDSEDEVEVTDEEFVNEIVSSVIENAIPQLDGANDKTGKKSSSKLNLSKLKKVEKKTSSPRNPPKQLKIDLSNAEAHNSDDDFSPKNSALKKNIVHTRKVNLNKLSKNNNIGSPEKLDQQSASTSSQQSKYYSSVQKDIISLVKGRMAEQKILDKSKLVKRAKNKNESDSDSDYAPEPIKKKRRDSEDHFSPKVKVKRRVQVTKNSPGSRGQEPDDKSKQKKKGNDVWCEVYCESEQKWISVDVIFGKVDCVNEIYSRATHPITYIVGWNNNETIKDVTARYCSKNFNTVTRKLRADPVWLQRAIRPFEGPQSVRDIKEEEELKIAQLEQPLPKVISEYKNHPLYVLQRHLLKFEAIYPPDAPTLGFVRGEPVYSRNCVYTLHSRDIWLKQAKVVRLGEKPYKIVKARPKYDKLSNKVITDQLLEVFGEWQVQDYEPPTAENGIVPRNAFGNVDLFKPEMLPKKTVHMNLPGLNKIAKKLNIDCAPAIVGFDFHGGWSHPVYEGFVVCQEFEKQLFDAWEKEQEEQDRKDEEKIEKRVYGNWKRLIKGLLIRERLKARYDFGSSKEPDPPKKNAKCVTFCTKRK